The following proteins are co-located in the Desulfoscipio sp. XC116 genome:
- a CDS encoding FeoB-associated Cys-rich membrane protein, whose translation MSIVDYLVLAVVALMVALAVFKMARDKKRGVKCSGCSGCSECSECHGRSDKS comes from the coding sequence ATGAGCATAGTTGATTATCTGGTTCTTGCTGTAGTAGCTTTAATGGTGGCACTTGCTGTTTTTAAAATGGCAAGGGATAAAAAAAGAGGTGTAAAGTGTTCCGGATGCAGTGGCTGCAGCGAATGCAGCGAATGCCACGGGCGTTCCGATAAGTCATAA
- the galE gene encoding UDP-glucose 4-epimerase GalE yields MNILVTGGAGYIGSHVVKELLQRDYKVVTLDNLSKGHRDAVAGGMFVQGDCGNRALVSELVKKNQINAVVHLAADSLVGESMTRPDKYCRNNLGNGVEFLTALVEAGVRQFILSSTAAVYGEPEYTPIDEAHPACPVNVYGGTKLMLEQILSWYERAYGLRYVSLRYFNAAGADLNGNIGEDHNPETHLIPLVIQAAMGKRDKVAIYGTDYPTPDGTCLRDYIHVSDLAVAHILALEALQAGEPSAVYNLGNGQGYSVREVVDAVRRVTGRNFIVEEGPPREGDPAVLVASPHKIKKCLNWQPRYGELEDIVRTAWKWHSSHPDGYGSQ; encoded by the coding sequence TTGAATATATTAGTAACCGGTGGTGCCGGGTACATCGGCAGCCACGTGGTAAAGGAATTGTTGCAGCGGGATTACAAAGTAGTGACGCTGGATAATTTGAGCAAAGGTCACCGGGACGCTGTGGCCGGTGGGATGTTCGTGCAGGGAGATTGCGGCAACAGGGCGCTGGTGAGCGAACTGGTAAAGAAGAATCAGATTAACGCTGTGGTGCATTTAGCTGCGGACAGTTTGGTGGGAGAATCGATGACCAGGCCGGATAAATACTGTCGAAATAATCTGGGTAACGGTGTGGAATTTTTGACGGCGCTGGTGGAGGCGGGGGTGCGGCAGTTTATACTCTCATCCACCGCGGCGGTTTATGGCGAACCGGAGTATACCCCTATTGATGAGGCGCACCCTGCTTGCCCGGTTAATGTCTATGGCGGTACTAAACTGATGTTGGAGCAAATTTTAAGCTGGTATGAGCGAGCCTATGGGTTGCGATATGTTTCCCTGCGTTATTTTAACGCTGCCGGCGCTGATCTGAACGGAAATATCGGCGAAGACCATAACCCGGAGACACATTTGATTCCCCTGGTTATACAGGCTGCCATGGGTAAACGCGACAAGGTTGCAATTTACGGTACGGATTACCCTACCCCTGACGGCACCTGTCTGAGAGATTATATCCATGTTTCCGATCTGGCTGTGGCGCACATTCTGGCGCTGGAGGCGCTGCAGGCGGGCGAACCGTCCGCAGTATACAATTTGGGCAATGGGCAGGGCTATTCGGTGCGCGAGGTGGTGGATGCCGTGCGTCGGGTAACGGGCCGAAATTTTATTGTTGAAGAAGGTCCGCCCCGGGAGGGTGACCCGGCGGTGCTGGTAGCCAGTCCGCACAAGATAAAAAAGTGTTTAAATTGGCAGCCGCGCTATGGTGAATTGGAGGACATTGTACGCACGGCCTGGAAATGGCACAGCAGTCACCCGGACGGTTATGGTTCCCAATAA
- a CDS encoding YnfA family protein, with the protein MIKSAILFVLAGLAEIGGGYLVWLWLREKKHLIVGIVGAIILVLYGVIPTLQDYPNFGRVYAAYGGIFIVLSLFWGWGIDKKKPDRYDWVGAVIALTGAAIIIWMPR; encoded by the coding sequence ATAATAAAGTCGGCAATACTATTTGTCTTGGCGGGTTTAGCTGAAATTGGCGGAGGATATTTGGTTTGGTTATGGCTGCGGGAGAAGAAGCATCTTATTGTTGGTATTGTCGGAGCTATTATCCTTGTTTTATACGGGGTTATTCCTACGCTTCAGGATTACCCGAATTTTGGTAGAGTTTATGCTGCTTATGGCGGCATATTTATCGTCTTATCGCTATTTTGGGGCTGGGGAATAGATAAAAAGAAACCTGACCGTTATGACTGGGTTGGTGCAGTGATTGCACTGACAGGTGCGGCAATTATAATATGGATGCCAAGATGA
- a CDS encoding YnfA family protein, translated as MVFRSAVLFFLAGLAEIAGGYFVWIWLRYDASIMWGVLGGLVLILYGVIPTFQRFPDFGRIYAAYGGVFIVMSILWGWWIDNITPDLYDWLGTVIALIGTAVILWAPRKEEGREVERQ; from the coding sequence ATGGTATTCAGATCAGCGGTACTATTCTTTCTTGCCGGATTAGCGGAAATAGCCGGGGGATATTTTGTATGGATTTGGCTGAGATATGACGCGAGTATTATGTGGGGCGTATTGGGTGGACTTGTTTTGATTTTATACGGGGTTATTCCAACCTTTCAGCGATTTCCGGACTTTGGGCGCATTTATGCGGCATATGGGGGTGTTTTTATCGTCATGTCGATTTTGTGGGGATGGTGGATTGATAATATAACACCTGATTTATATGATTGGCTTGGAACCGTTATTGCGTTAATCGGCACGGCGGTTATTCTCTGGGCCCCCAGAAAAGAGGAGGGAAGGGAAGTCGAAAGACAATGA
- a CDS encoding uroporphyrinogen decarboxylase family protein: protein MKNLLCLLKEKKISRVLRGELWISGTVLDELGLERKQDSIVTISREIDANLCFLSYTNPIQQLSVGSKEMEINIKKAHALELFCGVTVDGPFERTVKEHGFEETMKMFFNEKHLNSQLEKHTAVTAFELAAAEKAGADLLILCDDIAYTQGLYFSPQKFKSNILPLYKKLRNLVKETAMGFHSDGNVESILNLLLDHEYTMFSLEPEAMDLVTLSRVLPSNIALMSGIKSDWLMNSGFNLHQNKKEILFYIEELSKGCGLILSSLCGLSNTASLNQLKLLYRLLNESR, encoded by the coding sequence GTGAAAAATCTACTGTGCTTGTTAAAAGAAAAAAAGATATCCAGAGTTCTCCGTGGTGAACTCTGGATATCAGGTACCGTATTAGATGAATTGGGTCTTGAAAGAAAGCAGGATTCTATAGTTACTATCAGCCGCGAGATTGATGCCAACCTATGCTTTTTAAGCTACACCAATCCAATTCAACAGCTTTCGGTTGGGTCAAAGGAAATGGAAATTAACATTAAAAAAGCCCACGCTTTAGAATTGTTTTGCGGAGTCACTGTAGATGGTCCCTTTGAACGTACGGTTAAAGAACATGGTTTTGAAGAAACTATGAAAATGTTTTTTAATGAAAAACACCTGAATAGTCAGCTTGAAAAACACACAGCAGTAACTGCTTTTGAACTGGCCGCAGCTGAAAAAGCGGGTGCCGACCTGTTGATTCTATGTGATGATATAGCTTATACCCAGGGGCTATATTTTTCGCCTCAAAAGTTTAAAAGCAATATATTGCCGCTTTACAAAAAACTGAGGAATTTAGTAAAAGAAACAGCTATGGGTTTTCATTCTGATGGCAACGTTGAATCAATATTAAATTTACTGCTAGACCATGAGTATACTATGTTTTCCCTGGAGCCGGAAGCTATGGATTTAGTCACTTTAAGCCGAGTTCTTCCATCAAACATCGCTCTGATGTCCGGTATAAAATCAGATTGGTTAATGAATTCAGGCTTTAATCTTCACCAAAATAAAAAAGAAATATTGTTTTATATCGAAGAACTGTCTAAAGGTTGCGGTTTGATTCTGTCTTCTTTATGCGGTCTTAGCAATACTGCAAGTCTAAATCAATTAAAGCTTTTATATCGCTTGTTAAACGAAAGCCGCTGA
- a CDS encoding VWA domain-containing protein: protein MCEAGLMYTGRELSPNEFFNQLARFVAVLRSLGLNTGTAEVNDAVRALAAVDVLDREQFRLALRATLAKRQRDARVFDMAFGLFFTPDQVKQQRRQEEAEETARQEQLIEESANELKGGVSRSGGDWAGGAAEQLNLTGEQLQTYARLSEKDRQKINELLENYRGNPVNDPSKLIAQVVEASLDYWRYHLNRQDEEKGMARIQRQVQYTGDEAVDEVVRAVSRGLAEEPEESLLERDMRTIGEQDMPRVIVLLRKMAARLATGLSRRYRSSRKKHAIDIRRTVRGSVQYGGIPLYLRYRSKRVQKPRLLLLCDVSASMTMYARLIVQFLYGLADVVRDIEVFIFSEDLERITPQMRRNLGFAETMSAIMARSGQWGKTTDLAQAMRTFMDHYSYLLTSDTYLIIISDTKTQHSDRTARLLVEAERHVRDVLWLNTLPRNQWRYVPTVALFSLKTRMLESNTLAQLERSLRGL, encoded by the coding sequence ATGTGTGAAGCAGGACTAATGTATACCGGCAGGGAATTATCGCCGAATGAATTTTTTAACCAATTGGCCCGTTTTGTAGCCGTGCTGCGCAGTTTGGGGCTGAATACGGGTACTGCGGAGGTAAACGACGCGGTCCGTGCTCTGGCTGCGGTGGATGTGCTGGACCGGGAGCAATTTCGTCTGGCCCTGCGGGCTACTTTAGCTAAAAGACAGCGGGATGCCCGGGTGTTCGACATGGCCTTTGGATTATTTTTTACTCCTGACCAGGTAAAACAGCAGCGCCGCCAGGAGGAAGCGGAGGAAACGGCCCGACAGGAGCAATTAATAGAGGAGTCCGCCAATGAGCTAAAAGGGGGAGTATCCCGCAGCGGAGGCGATTGGGCGGGCGGGGCCGCGGAACAGCTAAATTTAACCGGTGAGCAGCTTCAAACCTATGCTCGCTTGTCTGAAAAAGACCGCCAAAAAATAAACGAATTATTGGAAAATTACCGGGGTAACCCGGTGAACGACCCGTCCAAGCTAATCGCCCAGGTAGTGGAAGCATCCCTGGATTATTGGCGCTATCATTTGAACCGGCAGGATGAAGAAAAGGGTATGGCCAGAATACAGCGGCAAGTTCAATATACCGGGGATGAAGCTGTCGACGAGGTGGTGCGCGCGGTATCCCGGGGGTTGGCGGAAGAGCCCGAAGAGTCCTTGCTGGAAAGAGATATGCGTACCATTGGTGAACAGGATATGCCCCGGGTAATCGTACTGCTGCGTAAAATGGCCGCTCGTTTAGCCACTGGTCTTTCCCGCCGCTACCGAAGCAGCCGCAAGAAACACGCCATTGATATTAGGCGCACTGTGCGGGGTAGTGTACAGTACGGCGGTATCCCACTGTATCTGCGCTATCGCAGTAAGCGAGTGCAAAAGCCCAGGCTGCTTTTACTTTGTGATGTTTCCGCCTCCATGACCATGTATGCCCGGCTTATTGTTCAATTTTTATATGGGCTGGCCGATGTGGTGCGGGATATTGAAGTATTTATATTTTCCGAGGACTTGGAGCGAATCACTCCTCAAATGCGCCGCAACCTGGGCTTTGCGGAAACCATGTCCGCTATTATGGCCCGGAGCGGGCAGTGGGGCAAAACCACTGACTTGGCTCAAGCTATGCGTACATTTATGGATCACTATAGTTACCTCTTGACCTCGGATACCTATTTGATCATTATCAGCGACACCAAAACCCAGCATTCCGACAGAACCGCCAGGCTGCTGGTGGAAGCTGAAAGGCATGTCCGGGACGTGCTTTGGCTGAATACTTTGCCTCGCAACCAATGGCGGTATGTGCCTACCGTAGCCTTGTTCAGTCTAAAGACGCGCATGCTTGAAAGCAACACACTGGCTCAACTGGAGCGTTCGCTGCGCGGCTTGTAG
- a CDS encoding lipase family protein, with protein sequence MLTNQYWDLDKNKLISMAGACIQTYKQFKYNGSFSIPNGYKLVQTFKAKVFRVFEWFGYVMESEDNAIIAFRGSLSKRDWITDLGVSQTNYQFAPHAGKVHTGFNYLYKSCREDVLNTLESMSPHLKIYITGHSLGGALAVLNALDIAVNTKHKNPVMISFGAPRTGNPDFASVYNHFVKNSIRVVSDRDLTPKSPNRVILSPIFNKFWIYKHVNHPYIISFEAGGAMANHDIRNYIKQLRGK encoded by the coding sequence ATGTTAACAAACCAATATTGGGATTTAGATAAAAATAAGCTGATTTCCATGGCCGGAGCATGTATTCAAACTTATAAACAGTTTAAGTATAACGGCAGCTTCAGTATCCCTAACGGATATAAATTGGTGCAGACGTTTAAGGCGAAGGTTTTTCGAGTTTTTGAATGGTTTGGGTATGTTATGGAGTCGGAAGACAATGCAATAATTGCTTTCAGAGGTTCCCTGTCCAAGAGGGACTGGATCACTGACCTTGGCGTCTCTCAAACGAATTATCAATTTGCGCCTCACGCCGGCAAAGTGCACACAGGTTTTAATTATTTATACAAATCTTGCCGGGAAGACGTTCTCAATACATTGGAAAGCATGTCGCCGCATTTAAAAATATACATCACCGGACATAGTTTAGGGGGTGCGTTAGCTGTTTTAAACGCCTTGGATATTGCCGTTAACACGAAACACAAAAATCCCGTAATGATAAGTTTCGGCGCACCCCGGACCGGTAATCCGGATTTTGCTTCGGTATATAATCATTTTGTAAAAAACAGCATACGTGTAGTCAGCGACAGGGATCTGACCCCCAAGAGCCCCAACAGGGTAATTTTATCGCCTATCTTTAATAAATTTTGGATATATAAGCACGTAAATCATCCATACATAATATCTTTTGAAGCCGGTGGCGCTATGGCCAATCACGATATCAGAAACTATATAAAACAACTTCGGGGTAAATAA
- a CDS encoding glycosyltransferase, which translates to MTKKFKVTGVEDYEQYVGADTIERLMQKARPLKDMHIVHVNSTYYGGGVAELLSSLTFLLNDLGIKTGWRIIFGPPDFFRITKGMHNALQGGDINLTGRTKEVYESIVYENSVRINLDHDFVIIHDPQPLPLIEHYRKKGPWVWRCHIDLSNPHRELWNYLKTFIEKYDAAIVSIKEYGREISIPQLFFMPAIDPFTMKNREISDETIDARLRQYDIPTDLPLVVQVSRFDRWKDPEGVIKAFQIARKEVDCTLVMLGNIATDDPEGQEVFESLLEYRDERIIIRSVEDAVLVNALQKRAAVVLQKSLREGFGLTVTEAMWKGTPVIGGNVGGIPSQIRDGVNGYLVSTIEEAAERIVQLLKDEDLRRRMGESARKTVRGSFLIVRLLEQYLDMLNSFEVTYRLT; encoded by the coding sequence ATGACCAAGAAGTTCAAAGTAACCGGTGTAGAAGATTACGAGCAGTATGTGGGAGCCGATACCATTGAACGTTTGATGCAAAAGGCCAGACCACTCAAAGATATGCATATAGTGCATGTTAATTCCACTTATTACGGCGGTGGGGTGGCGGAGCTGTTATCGTCGCTGACGTTTTTGCTTAATGACTTGGGTATCAAGACGGGCTGGCGGATTATTTTCGGCCCCCCGGATTTCTTTCGGATTACCAAGGGCATGCATAATGCCCTCCAGGGGGGAGATATTAATTTAACCGGCCGGACCAAAGAAGTTTACGAAAGTATTGTATACGAGAATTCGGTGCGTATTAATTTGGACCATGATTTTGTGATTATTCACGATCCCCAGCCTTTGCCGCTCATTGAACACTACCGTAAGAAAGGTCCCTGGGTGTGGCGCTGTCATATAGACTTATCCAATCCGCACAGGGAACTTTGGAATTACTTGAAAACCTTCATAGAGAAGTATGATGCGGCCATAGTAAGCATAAAAGAATATGGCCGGGAGATTAGTATACCGCAGTTGTTCTTTATGCCGGCCATTGATCCATTTACCATGAAAAACCGTGAAATAAGTGATGAAACTATTGACGCCAGGCTGCGGCAGTATGATATTCCCACCGATCTGCCGTTGGTGGTGCAGGTATCCCGCTTTGACCGGTGGAAGGACCCCGAGGGTGTGATTAAAGCTTTTCAAATAGCGCGTAAAGAAGTGGATTGTACGCTGGTTATGCTGGGCAATATCGCCACCGACGACCCAGAGGGGCAGGAAGTGTTTGAGTCCCTGCTGGAATACCGGGATGAGCGCATTATTATCCGCTCCGTAGAAGATGCCGTGTTGGTAAATGCTTTGCAAAAGCGGGCGGCGGTAGTGCTGCAAAAGTCGCTGCGGGAAGGGTTCGGGCTGACGGTAACCGAGGCTATGTGGAAGGGAACACCGGTCATTGGTGGCAACGTGGGCGGTATTCCATCCCAAATTAGGGATGGAGTCAACGGTTACCTGGTTTCCACTATTGAAGAGGCGGCCGAGCGTATTGTGCAGCTGCTCAAAGATGAGGATTTGCGCAGGCGTATGGGGGAGTCGGCCCGGAAAACTGTGCGCGGCAGCTTCCTGATCGTTCGGCTGCTGGAACAATATTTGGATATGCTTAATTCCTTCGAGGTTACCTATCGTTTGACCTGA
- the malQ gene encoding 4-alpha-glucanotransferase, with translation MDSQYEALRRLSQMYGLQTTYHDAGGQHRQASEQSLLATLQALGAPLDGLSDVPGALRQKRMKKWQSCCEPVTVAWEGRPVHIDLRLPGNLCNSRASCRLDMENSDIKEWVCNLALLPPVERATVEGVDYQVKQLPLPGGLSPGYHHCTVTMPGLTRRTLLIAAPLKAYLPPGEAAKRLWGVFMPLYALRSEHSWAAGDVADLKQLLQWTQRLGGDTVGTLPLLAAFLDEPCAASPYSPASRLFWNEFYLDITAAPELEQCQAARDSLNSPTLQEETAALRRAPLVDYRRGMAIKRHIMELLAQCCVKMPAREAALQNWATAHPAARDYARFRAAMEKQRTVWPQWPERLQSGTLQAGDYEPSAEHYHLYVQWLAHAQFHALAEQARRRKAGLYLDLPLGVHRAGYDVWREQQSFARGADCGAPPDQLNTSGQNWAFPPLHPESIRQQGYRYYIAVLRHHMRCAGILRLDHVMGLHRLFWIPKGLTACDGVYVRYRAEEFYAILALESHRHQTLLVGEDLGTVPSTVRASMDRHKIYRMHILPFEMSRIPRQGPHRPPSRSLAALNTHDMPPFAAYWRQEKQRNRLGLSHFLFRRGWLSPPSGNSGKVLKGCLNHLAASRSRILMINLEDLWLETAPQNIPGTTKEYPNWRRKSRRDIEEFTRLPEVLKTLRKINLLRRRRIWRILR, from the coding sequence TTGGATAGTCAGTATGAGGCGCTGCGCCGGCTATCCCAAATGTACGGGCTGCAAACAACCTACCACGATGCCGGTGGACAGCACCGCCAGGCATCGGAACAATCATTGCTGGCCACGCTGCAGGCACTGGGTGCGCCACTGGACGGACTGTCCGATGTGCCCGGTGCCCTGCGACAAAAACGCATGAAAAAGTGGCAAAGCTGCTGTGAGCCGGTAACAGTGGCCTGGGAGGGCCGGCCGGTACATATCGATCTGCGCCTGCCGGGCAACCTCTGCAATAGCCGGGCCAGCTGCCGGCTGGATATGGAAAACAGCGATATTAAGGAATGGGTGTGCAATCTGGCTCTGTTACCCCCGGTAGAAAGAGCCACGGTGGAAGGTGTTGATTATCAGGTCAAGCAACTCCCCCTGCCCGGCGGCTTGTCTCCGGGCTATCACCATTGCACCGTAACCATGCCCGGTTTAACCCGCCGCACACTATTGATAGCCGCGCCCCTAAAAGCTTACCTTCCGCCGGGGGAGGCCGCCAAACGCCTGTGGGGAGTTTTTATGCCCCTTTATGCGCTGCGCTCCGAGCATAGTTGGGCAGCCGGGGACGTTGCAGACCTAAAACAATTATTGCAATGGACGCAGAGACTGGGTGGCGATACGGTGGGCACACTGCCGCTGCTGGCCGCTTTTTTGGACGAACCTTGCGCCGCCAGCCCCTATTCGCCTGCCAGCCGCCTGTTTTGGAACGAATTTTACTTGGATATAACCGCCGCCCCTGAGCTTGAACAATGCCAAGCGGCCCGGGATTCGCTCAATTCACCGACTTTACAAGAAGAAACCGCCGCACTGCGCCGGGCTCCCCTGGTAGATTACCGCCGGGGCATGGCAATAAAACGTCATATTATGGAACTGTTGGCTCAGTGCTGCGTCAAAATGCCGGCCAGGGAAGCCGCGCTGCAGAATTGGGCAACCGCTCACCCGGCGGCCCGGGATTACGCCCGTTTTCGGGCCGCCATGGAAAAGCAGCGCACAGTTTGGCCGCAATGGCCGGAACGGTTGCAAAGCGGCACACTGCAGGCAGGGGATTACGAACCATCCGCCGAGCATTACCATTTATATGTACAGTGGCTGGCCCACGCACAATTTCACGCGCTGGCGGAACAGGCCAGGCGGCGGAAAGCGGGATTGTACCTGGATTTGCCGCTGGGGGTACACCGCGCCGGATACGACGTGTGGCGCGAGCAACAGTCTTTTGCCCGGGGAGCGGACTGCGGCGCGCCGCCGGATCAGCTAAATACATCGGGGCAAAACTGGGCCTTCCCGCCTCTGCATCCCGAAAGTATCAGGCAGCAGGGTTACCGGTATTACATCGCAGTCCTGCGTCATCATATGCGGTGCGCCGGTATACTGCGTCTGGATCATGTTATGGGTTTGCACCGCCTGTTTTGGATTCCCAAGGGCTTGACAGCCTGTGACGGCGTATACGTCAGATACCGGGCCGAGGAATTTTATGCTATATTAGCCTTGGAATCTCACCGCCATCAGACGCTGCTGGTAGGTGAAGACCTGGGCACCGTGCCATCAACCGTCCGGGCGTCCATGGACCGCCACAAGATTTACCGGATGCATATTCTGCCCTTTGAAATGAGCCGGATACCCCGCCAGGGCCCGCATCGCCCGCCGTCCCGGTCCCTGGCCGCGCTGAACACCCATGATATGCCACCCTTCGCAGCTTACTGGAGGCAAGAAAAGCAGCGCAATCGCCTGGGCCTGTCCCATTTTTTATTTCGCAGAGGTTGGCTGTCGCCACCTAGCGGCAATTCCGGTAAAGTTTTAAAGGGATGTTTAAACCACCTGGCCGCAAGCCGGTCTCGGATACTGATGATAAATTTGGAGGATCTGTGGCTGGAGACGGCGCCTCAGAACATCCCCGGAACCACTAAAGAATATCCCAACTGGCGGCGCAAGTCCCGCCGGGATATTGAGGAATTTACCCGGCTGCCCGAAGTATTGAAGACGTTACGGAAAATCAACTTGCTAAGAAGGCGGAGAATATGGAGAATATTACGATGA
- the treZ gene encoding malto-oligosyltrehalose trehalohydrolase, with translation MNDTLGAAYLGNEYCRFVVWAPRAEQINVRVIAPQEQLLPLIRDERGYHRGTAAGVTPGSLYLYQLDGQKEYPDPASRCQPEGVHGPSSVIDNSGFNWTDHCWRGIAGQDLIIYELHVGTFTPQGTFDAIIPRLEYLQKLGVNAIEIMPIAQFPGERNWGYDGVYPYAAQQSYGGPQGFQRLVNACHNSGLSVILDVVYNHLGPEGNCLADFGPYFTEHYTGPWGNALNFDGPDSDAVRRFFIENALYWLTEFHVDGFRLDAVHAIKDFSAQPFLAALTNAVHQKADRLGRRAHVIAESDLNDARVIQPPVIGGYGMDAQWSDDFHHSLHTLITGEQRGYYRDFGELRHLARAFTEGYVYTGQYSPFRRRRHGNAPRLNTGRQFVVYAQNHDQVGNRACGERLTALTSFAGLKLAACAVFLSPYVPMLFMGEEYGETAPFQYFTSHTDPELAEAVRQGRQKEFSSFAWEGEVPDPQDEATFIRSRLNLDLHDRGRHKALYLLHRELIRLRRELPALAGLNRENTEVIPLIPEKVLYIRRWHESDQAAMVFSFNESRVVTASIPLPAGQWRKLFDTEQEQWLGGGSAVPTTLESAAKNTVTLRPRHCVLFQLQVEEYKPT, from the coding sequence ATGAACGATACATTAGGTGCCGCTTACCTCGGGAATGAGTATTGCCGGTTTGTGGTCTGGGCACCCCGGGCCGAACAGATCAATGTGCGCGTTATCGCTCCCCAAGAACAGCTACTGCCGCTGATTCGGGATGAGCGCGGCTACCATCGGGGAACAGCCGCGGGAGTGACACCGGGCAGCTTATATCTTTACCAATTGGACGGGCAAAAGGAATATCCCGACCCCGCTTCCCGCTGCCAGCCTGAAGGAGTGCACGGCCCCTCCTCGGTAATCGATAACAGCGGCTTTAACTGGACCGACCACTGCTGGCGCGGTATTGCCGGACAGGATTTAATTATTTATGAGCTGCACGTGGGTACCTTTACACCCCAAGGCACTTTTGACGCTATCATACCACGCCTGGAATACCTGCAAAAGCTGGGTGTCAACGCCATTGAAATAATGCCCATAGCCCAGTTCCCGGGCGAACGCAACTGGGGGTATGACGGAGTTTATCCTTATGCCGCACAGCAATCTTACGGCGGGCCGCAAGGGTTTCAGCGACTGGTGAACGCCTGCCACAACAGCGGCCTGTCCGTAATACTGGATGTGGTATACAATCACCTGGGGCCCGAGGGCAACTGCCTGGCGGATTTTGGGCCATATTTTACCGAACACTACACCGGCCCCTGGGGCAATGCTCTTAATTTTGATGGTCCCGATAGCGATGCAGTGCGCCGTTTTTTTATCGAAAATGCATTATATTGGCTTACGGAATTTCACGTGGACGGCTTTCGCCTGGACGCTGTGCACGCTATTAAAGATTTTTCCGCCCAACCCTTTTTGGCCGCATTAACTAATGCCGTGCACCAAAAGGCCGACCGGCTGGGACGGCGGGCGCATGTAATCGCTGAAAGCGATCTAAACGACGCCCGGGTCATCCAGCCGCCGGTTATCGGGGGCTATGGCATGGATGCCCAGTGGAGTGATGATTTTCACCATTCTCTGCATACATTGATAACAGGTGAGCAGCGCGGATATTACCGGGACTTCGGCGAACTGCGCCATCTGGCCCGGGCCTTCACCGAAGGATATGTCTATACCGGCCAGTACTCCCCCTTTCGCCGGCGCCGGCACGGCAATGCGCCGCGGCTCAATACCGGTCGGCAGTTTGTGGTATACGCCCAGAATCACGACCAGGTGGGCAACCGTGCTTGCGGCGAGCGGCTGACCGCTCTGACTTCCTTTGCCGGGCTTAAGCTGGCCGCTTGCGCGGTGTTTTTGTCTCCTTATGTGCCCATGCTGTTCATGGGCGAAGAATACGGAGAAACGGCACCCTTCCAGTATTTTACCAGCCATACCGACCCGGAACTGGCCGAGGCGGTACGGCAAGGACGGCAAAAGGAATTCTCCTCCTTTGCCTGGGAGGGCGAAGTGCCCGACCCGCAAGATGAAGCTACTTTTATACGTTCCCGGCTTAATCTGGATTTACATGACCGGGGGCGGCACAAGGCGCTGTACCTGCTGCACCGGGAACTAATACGGCTGCGTCGCGAACTGCCGGCCCTGGCCGGCTTAAACCGGGAGAACACGGAAGTGATACCCCTAATACCGGAAAAGGTGCTGTATATCCGCCGCTGGCATGAATCAGACCAGGCGGCGATGGTTTTTTCCTTTAACGAAAGCCGGGTGGTAACCGCCAGCATACCTTTACCGGCGGGACAATGGCGCAAGCTGTTTGACACCGAGCAAGAACAATGGTTGGGCGGCGGCAGCGCCGTTCCCACCACCCTGGAATCCGCCGCAAAGAACACAGTGACTTTGCGACCCCGTCACTGTGTTTTATTTCAGCTGCAAGTAGAGGAATACAAGCCAACATGA